The nucleotide sequence TCTCCTTTTTTCATTCCCACAAGTCCTTCTTCAAAGCCGGGAATAAACTGATTGGAACCGATTTCGAGCATGTGACCCGTCGCTGCACCATTTTCTAGAGGAGCACCATCGATGTACCCCACAAAGTCGATCATCGCCGTATCGCCGTTTTTAAGAGGACGATCTTCGGTGATCGAAGTAAATGCGGCTTGATTCATGCGAATTTTTTGTACGGAGTCTTCGATCTCTTTTTCCGTCACCGTCACTTTTTCTTTTTGAACCTTAAGACCCGTCTTTTTAACAATTTTCACTTCAGGACGCACTTCGAAGTTGATCGTGAAGTTAAAAGGAGAGTTTTCCTGGAGATCGCCAAAATCAAGAGTAGGTTGAGAGATCGGATTGAGTTTGTGCTCTTTAATTGCGCTGACGAAACTGCTTTGAACGATGTTATTACGCA is from Bdellovibrionales bacterium and encodes:
- the tig gene encoding trigger factor gives rise to the protein MKTNLESITNLEKKLKIEVPPQQVNEEFDKAFKYLQREVNLKGFRKGKAPLQQIRTMYGDRVKEDVRNNIVQSSFVSAIKEHKLNPISQPTLDFGDLQENSPFNFTINFEVRPEVKIVKKTGLKVQKEKVTVTEKEIEDSVQKIRMNQAAFTSITEDRPLKNGDTAMIDFVGYIDGAPLENGAATGHMLEIGSNQFIPGFEEGLVGMKKG